A genomic stretch from Megachile rotundata isolate GNS110a chromosome 1, iyMegRotu1, whole genome shotgun sequence includes:
- the LOC100881782 gene encoding uncharacterized protein LOC100881782: MSFWSRRRFRITPLRALAAFLLMVMLFWYSISRQETPRQPCSVPEEFTEKLHELAYRAHLVLAKLGIVHFLCLGGLWGQVRIGRALPWARKVELCLVDTLRDDVLITKAFREVGLSATYLHAAGVYRIQEHEVGEDAPKVEVVVFEEDAVTQMLRRVGWTRRVLPPDCEFSPSLQCFPPQLVIPPLPAKQFGGRLMPVPREGIELQKYHYPNDWWLEVKPTDCTEPQETNA; the protein is encoded by the exons ATGAGCTTTTGGTCACGCAGACGGTTTCGTATCACGCCGCTACGAGCGTTGGCGGCGTTCCTCCTGATGGTCATGCTGTTCTGGTACAGCATCAGTCGGCAAGAAACACCTAGGCAACCTTGCAGCGTGCCCGAGGAATTCACAGAGAAACTACACGAGCTTGCCTACAG GGCTCACTTGGTGTTAGCCAAACTGGGCATCGTGCACTTTCTATGCCTCGGAGGACTTTGGGGTCAAGTTCGGATCGGCCGTGCTTTGCCCTGGGCACGTAAGGTCGAACTCTGCTTGGTTGACACGTTAAGAGACGACGTTTTGATCACGAAAGCCTTCCGTGAAGTTGGACTTAGCGCCACGTATTTACACGCAGCTGGTGTCTATCGTATTCAAGAACACGAAGTCGGTGAAGATGCTCCTAAAGTGGAGGTCGTCGTCTTTGAAGAAGATGCTGTG ACCCAAATGCTTAGACGAGTGGGTTGGACAAGAAGAGTGCTGCCTCCAGATTGCGAGTTTTCACCCAGCCTTCAATGTTTCCCACCGCAGCTTGTGATACCTCCTTTACCAGCGAAGCAGTTCGGTGGTCGACTAATGCCTGTCCCTAGAGAAGGCATCGAGTTGCAGAAATATCATTATCCTAACGATTGGTGGCTCGAGGTGAAACCCACCGACTGTACCGAGCCCCAAGAAACGAACGCGTAG